Proteins co-encoded in one Callospermophilus lateralis isolate mCalLat2 chromosome 2, mCalLat2.hap1, whole genome shotgun sequence genomic window:
- the Or52w1 gene encoding olfactory receptor 52W1 produces MVETPQSNSTFLYPTFFLLTGIPGLGGAQAWLTMVFGPMYLLALLGNGALLAVIQIDSTLHQPMFLLLATLAATDLGLATSIAPGLLAVLWFGPQPVPYTACLVQMFFVHALTAVESGVLLAMACDRAVAVGHPLHYSILVTKARVGYAALALVLKAVAIVVPFPLLVARFEHFHAKTIHHAYCAHMAVVELVVGNTRVNNLYGLALSLAVSGVDILGISGSYGLIAHTVLRLPTREARAKAFGTCSSHICVILAFYVPGLFSYLTHRFGHHTVPKPVHILFSNIYLLLPPALNPLIYGARTKQIRDRLLKTFTFKKSQF; encoded by the coding sequence ATGGTAGAAACTCCACAGTCCAACTCCACCTTCCTATATCCAACCTTTTTCTTGCTGACTGGTATTCCAGGGTTAGGGGGAGCCCAAGCCTGGCTGACAATGGTGTTTGGGCCCATGTACCTGCTGGCCCTGCTGGGTAATGGAGCACTGCTGGCAGTGATACAGATAGACTCCACACTGCACCAGCCCATGTTTTTACTCCTGGCCACACTGGCAGCCACAGACCTGGGCTTAGCTACATCCATAGCCCCCGGTTTGCTGGCTGTGCTGTGGTTTGGGCCCCAACCTGTGCCATACACTGCCTGCCTGGTTCAGATGTTCTTTGTACATGCACTGACTGCTGTGGAATCTGGTGTACTTTTGGCTATGGCCTGTGATCGAGCTGTGGCAGTAGGGCACCCACTGCACTACTCTATCTTAGTCACCAAAGCCCGTGTGGGTTATGCAGCCTTGGCACTTGTACTGAAAGCTGTAGCTATTGTTGTACCTTTCCCTCTGCTGGTGGCACGATTTGAGCACTTCCATGCCAAGaccatacaccatgcctactgtgCACACATGGCAGTAGTAGAGTTGGTGGTAGGTAACACACGAGTCAACAACCTGTATGGGCTGGCACTTTCACTGGCTGTGTCAGGTGTGGATATTCTAGGCATCTCTGGTTCCTATGGGCTCATTGCCCACACGGTGCTGCGGCTGCCTACTCGGGAGGCCCGTGCCAAGGCCTTTGGTACATGTAGTTCTCACATCTGTGTCATTCTGGCCTTCTATGTGCCTGGTCTTTTTTCCTATCTCACACATCGCTTTGGCCATCACACTGTCCCAAAGCCTGTGCACATCCTTTTCTCCAACATCTACTTGCTGCTGCCACCTGCCCTAAATCCCCTCATCTATGGAGCCCGCACCAAACAGATCAGGGACCGACTCCTTAAAACTTTTACATTCAAGAAAAGCCAGTTTTAG
- the C2H11orf42 gene encoding uncharacterized protein C11orf42 homolog, translating into MLVSNPHLLTLDEADATWTLIKDKVIEERFGSNVVAVPFLSDAACYDLLGVLVKQSRSAHSRLALPGRQGRRALKPVGPLPNLLEQAGSEGVFSHCTREYSPNGRAEIAYEEMRLLDGQPCRIRLHMGGLRKKVAFLLLPPGQVSLQQTLPWLRSTHSIYVIYQVFSCSWLQLGLLPTAREPQLLRLQRSLPVAFSCLKFSLQPKGVLGPQKPLIKDPLPHGANWVRPNLSLMAPTSAPADPPEAADMPPPVPAPATPPPQEGPEGRPTRFSYKGRNPFRRGPQMLSGTNWLFSPRSPPPGAQGGGPGDPDRHSMSLPLLQGLSSEFDSDD; encoded by the exons ATGTTGGTTAGTAACCCCCACCTGCTAACACTGGATGAAGCTGACGCTACCTGGACCCTCATCAAGGATAAG GTCATCGAGGAGCGCTTTGGGTCCAATGTAGTGGCAGTACCTTTCCTGTCGGATGCAGCCTGCTATGACCTACTGGGTGTGCTAGTGAAACAGTCCCGCTCAGCCCACTCCCGCCTGGCTTTGCCAGGTCGGCAGGGCCGGAGGGCACTAAAGCCAGTGGGACCACTACCAAACCTCCTAGAACAGGCAGGGTCTGAGGGTGTCTTTTCCCACTGCACTCGGGAATACTCACCAAATGGACGAGCAGAGATAGCCTATGAAGAGATGCGACTGTTGGATGGGCAGCCCTGCCGAATCCGCCTACATATGGGTGGCCTGCGTAAGAAGGTTGCCTTCCTGTTGCTGCCACCAGGACAGGTGAGCCTACAGCAGACTCTTCCCTGGCTCCGAAGCACCCACAGCATCTATGTCATCTACCAGGTCTTCTCCTGCTCCTGGCTGCAGCTAGGGCTGTTACCTACAGCCCGTGAGCCCCAGCTGCTCCGGTTACAGCGGTCATTGCCTGTTGCCTTCTCCTGCCTCAAGTTTTCATTGCAGCCCAAGGGTGTACTGGGACCACAGAAGCCTCTAATCAAAGACCCACTGCCCCATGGGGCCAACTGGGTCAGACCCAACCTCAGTCTCATGGCCCCCACATCAGCACCTGCTGATCCCCCAGAAGCTGCTGATATGCCCCCACCTGTCCCAGCCCCAGCTACACCTCCACCCCAGGAAGGGCCAGAGGGCAGACCCACCAGATTCTCCTACAAGGGCCGAAACCCCTTCCGGAGAGGGCCCCAGATGCTGTCAGGTACT AACTGGCTCTTCAGCCCCCGCAGCCCCCCACCAGGAGCCCAGGGTGGGGGCCCCGGGGATCCCGATCGGCACTCCATGTCCCTGCCCCTGCTGCAGGGTCTGTCCTCGGAGTTCGACAGCGACGACTGA